The genomic interval CCGCCCGCGCTCGCCCCGTCCCCGGACGGGCCGCCCGGTGCGGGCGAGAGCGCCGAGGCCCGCCATGCCCTGGCCCGCCGCTGGGACCGACTCCTCGCGGAGGTCCGGGAGCTGCCGGGCCTCGCGGACTTCCTGCGCCCGCCGTCCGTGCCGGAGCTGCTTTCGGCGGCCGAGGGCGGCCCGGTCGTGGTCGTGAACGTCAGCACCTACCGCTGCGACGCCCTGGTCGTGACCTCCACCGGGATCGACGTGGTCCCGCTGCCCGGCCTCACCCGGGACACCGTCGCCGGGTGGGCAGCGGAGTACATCGACGGCGTCGACACGGCGTACGGCGCACGCGGCAAGGACGAGGCCGTCGCCATGATGCGCACCCTGTCCGGCACGCTCGGCCGGCTCTGGGACACGGTCGCGGAGCCCGTGCTCGGCCACCTCGGCCTCGACGCCCAACCGGCCGCCGGGGAGCCCTGGCCCCGGCTGTGGTGGTGCCCGACCGGCCTGCTGTCCTTCCTGCCGCTGCACGCGGCCGGGCGCGGCGGGCCGGACTCCGGCACCTGGGTCATGGACCGTGCCGTCTCCTCGTACACCCCCACCCTGCGCGCCCTGGCCCGCGCCCGCGCCGGACTCACCGCCGGGGCCCGGGGCACCCGGCCCGCGCCGCTGGTCGTGGCCCTGGCCGAGACGCCGGGGGCCGCGCCGCTGCCCGGGGTCGCGCGCGAGGCGGAGGTGCTGGCGGAGCTGTTCCCGGGCGGGCGGCTGCTGTCCGGGCCGGACGCGACGGTGGACGCGGTCGGCGGGGCGCTCGAAGCGCACCCGTGGGTCCACTTCAGCTGCCACGGGGTCAGCGAGCTGCTGACCCCGTCCCGGAGCGGCCTCGTCCTGTACGACGGCCGCCTCACCGTCTCCGACGCGGCCGCCCGCCGCCCGGCGGCACCGGAGCTGGCCGTGCTCTCCGCCTGCTCCGCGTCCCGGGGCGGCACCCGGCTCTCCGACGAGGCGGTCCAGCTGGCCGCGGCCTTCCAGCTCGCCGGGTACCCGCATGTGATCGGCACGCTGTGGCCGGTCGCGGACAAGCTGGCGACCCGGGTGACCGAGGCGTTCTACGGGGCCCTCGCGAAGGACGTCTCCGGCGGCCGCCCCATCGACCCGGCCGCCGCCCTGCACGCCCCGGTCCGGGCCCTGCGCGACCGCTACACGGCCGCCCCGCACCTCTGGGCGGCGCACATCCACACGGGGCCGTAGGAGCGGGCCGTGAGCCCCCTCACTCCTCGTCCGGCTCGCCGTCCTGCTCCACCGGCCCGCTCATCACCGACCCCGAGGGCCCCTGCGGCAGTTCGTCCGGCTCGACCATGAGGCGGGTGGGCCGGTACGTCTTGGTGGAGGAGAACTCCTCCACCCATTCCGCGAGTTCGTCGTCACTGCCCGGCTCCGGTTCCCGTTCGCTCACCCTCGTCCGCTCCTCTCACCACCGGCCGCCGCCGCTCGGGCGGCAGCAGCACCTCCAGTACGTCGATCTCCTCCGCGCGCACGTACACGCCCCCGGTACCGGGCACCCGGCCGACGAAGCTGCCGTCCGGCGCCATCCGGTACTGGGCCTCCAGATAGAGGTCCCCGCTGTGCGGATACGCCGAGGCGGCGGACCGCGTGCCCAGCCAACCCCCCACCCACAGCCCGCTCTTGAGCCGTACGCGTACGAAGCAGGAGCCGCGCCCCCGGAACAGCGCGTCCCAGGCGGTCGGCGTCGGCTCGTACCGCGCCCGCGCGTCCCGCCGCCGCCAGGCCGCCTCCGCCCAGGCGAGCGCGGCCGGTACGACGACGATCAGCAGCAGCGCGGCGAGACCCGCCTGCCGGGGCTGCCGGGCCACACCCGCGAGGGGCCCCTCGCCGTCGCCCAGGAGCAGCCGCAGCAGCCAGGGCCCGGCGGCCACCACGTACACGATGTCCAGCAGGGCACCGGCGGCGATCGCGCGGACGAGGCGGTTCTGCGGCTCCTGCTCGGCGGCGAGCGGGCCGCGCAGGCGCTCCCGGACGGCCTGGTGGAAGACGCCGGGCAGCACGAGGATCAGCAGGATGGTCAGCTGCTGCGCCGTTCCCGGGACCATGGTGGTGCCGCACCCCCGTGCCGTGTACGTGCCCGAACCCTGCCGTCCCAGGATGGCGCACCGGGCGCCCCCGCGTCAGGAGTTCCGGCGCCGCCTGCCCAGGAACAGCACGAGGGCGAACGCGGCGAGCACGATGCCGCCGGTCAGCGTCGTGCCCTTCACCGGCAACCCGTCCCCGCCGTCCGCCGTGTCCTTCGTCCCCCCGGCCCGGTGCGTGGCGCCGCCGCCCCCGTCCCCGGTCTTCTTCAGGTCCACCCGTACGACACTGCTCCGCTCGCCCTCGGAGCCGTACATCAGGGCGGAGCCGTCCGCCGTGTACGTCACGGACTCGGACTGCGGGAGCAGCGGCGACTCGACGTCGTAGTCCTTGCCGAGGCGGCCGTTCGCGAAGGTGTAGCCGCGGGCGCTGAAGTAGGAGCGCAGGACCAGCTCCTTGCCGTCCGGGGAGAACGCGCCGTCGGTCACCCAGGGCACTTCCCCGACCCGCCGGAAGATGTTGTCGCCGCCGGTGGTGAGCTTCGCGGGCCCCTCGTAGAGGCCGCCGCCCTCCTCGTTCTTGGACGCGATGTAGACGCGCCCGGTCTTGGGGTGGACCATCAGCGCCTCCGCGTTGCGCGGCCCGTCGGCGTACTTCACGTCGAACTGGGTGGCCCGGACGGTCGCGTCCTGGAGCGTCTTCGGCTCGGGGAAGCGGTAGATCCAGACGTGGTCCCAGCTGCCGTTGAGGTTGTCGCCGATGTCCCCGACGTAGACGTTCCCGTCCGGCCCGATCGAGATCGCCTCGACGTCTCGGGGGGCGCCGACGCCCTTCATGGTGATCGTCGCGACGGTCTTGCCCGTACGCGAATCGACCGCGAAGACGTACGGACCGTCGTCGCTGTCGTTGTGCGTCCAGTAGATCCCCGGGTGCAGGCGGCTCGCGGCGAGGCCGCTGGACTCGGTGATCCGGGGGTCCTCGATGGTGAAGCTCCGGTCGGCCCCGTCGTCGGCGTGGGCGGGGGCTGCGGCGAGGGCGAGGAGGACGGCGGCGCCCAGCGAGGACGTCAGTCGGTACGAACGCATGGCACAAGTGTCCATCGTCACGTACCGGCGCGTAGCCCGGATCGGCCATGATGACGCCATGCGTTTCATGTGTGTCGGCGATTCCATGACCATCGGGCGCGCCGGCGACTTCACATGGCGCTACCGCATGTGGCAGCACCTGGAGGCGGCACCGGACGGCCCCCACGAGCTGGTGGGCCCGCGCACGACCCTGTACGACGCGGAAACGAACACCGCTTCCTCCTCCGCGTACGCCGCCGCCGACTTCCCGCCCGCCGCCCGCCGCCACCTCGCGGGCTGGGGCGAGGGCTGGCTCCACATGGCCCCGCTGATAGCGGACGCGGTGACCGCACACCGCCCGGACGTCCTGCTGGTCTCCCTCGGCCTGATAGACCTCGGCTTCTACACGGACAGCGCCCGGACGGCGGAGAACGCCGCCGCGTTCCTGTCATCGGCCCGCGAGGCGAACCCGCACATCCGCGTGGTGCTGCTCCCGGTGATCCCGAACATCCGCGCGGAGACGGACGCGCCGTTCGCGGCGGAGTGCGCACACTTCAACACCCTCCTGGCCAAGGCAGTCGCCGACCTGGACACCCCGGGCTCCCCCCTCCTCCTGGCCTCCCACCCCCGGCGTACGACATCCACACCTCCACGTACGACGGCACCCACCCCAACCCCACAGGCGAACACCACCTCGCAGCGGCCTTCGCGAACGCGCTGCACGAGGCATGGGAGCTGGGCGCCCGCTACGCGGGGGCGGCCACCTCAGGCACCTGCTGAGCCCTCACGGCGGGAAACCCCGCCGACCCCTGGTCCTGCGACGGCTCCGCCTCGTTCGTGTGAAGATCACGACGGCGCGAATACCGTGGAACACGGCGTGACGATGGCGCCGATCGATCCGCTGGTGGCGGTGGAAAGAATGGACTAGTAGTCGACAAGAGTTTCGGCAGGACTCCAAATGTCAAGAAGTTCCCGATGTAAAGGCCAAGACCACCAGTCTTTGCAAGACCACCGGGAAGGGATGAGCAACGTGTCCGCTTTCGACGGCGACGATCCCGATCGGCTGGCAGGCGAGAGGTTTCGGCGGTGGAGTGAGCGCTACGCCGAGGAAGAGCCCCTGCTGCCGAGCCCGGGATGGTGGCCATGGCCGCTCCAGGAGGTCGTTCACAGGGATGGCGACCCCGATACGGGCATGGTCGCCGTGGACCTGCTGCCGCAGCATGATCGGGTGGATCCGGAGGCGGTCCTGGTGCGGCAACCCCGTGACGAGCCACCCTTCGACTACGGCTGGCCCGGGGCCGCTTGGCATCCGGAGGACGATCCCGAACTGATCGTGCGAGCGCAGCAATGGGACGACGGCCCCTGGCGCTGGATTCTCTTCGTACGGGGCGACCCGCTCCCGGCCGAGGCGCTGAGGCGTGTGCAGGACACCATCGAGTGGCGGCCCGCCTGGGCGCTTTGACGGGCTGGCCGGATCGATCGACTCACGCTCGGACACGTCGTTGCGAGCCGTGCTTGGAGGACCCGCTCACGCGGTTGCTGCTGGACCAGGCGTCTCACCTCGCTGCGCGACACTCGCCGTACGACCGAGCCGACGTTCCTGGCCGCCCCGGTGACGTCCACTGTGCCCAGCTCCACTGCTCGCCCTCATCAACGCCTTGATCCCGACAAACCGTGATGTCCTCATCTAGGTTTTGTCGACCGGGGGTTGATGGAGGGGGCGGCATGGAGGAGCTGCGGGGCGGCTACAAGGTGCTCTTCTGGGTGGCGTTGGGGCTGTGCGGGGTCGATCTCCTGTGTATGGCCTCGACCTGGCTGCCCGGCGGGCACAGCGCGCCGGAGTGGCTCGTGACGGGCTTGTTCCTCTCGGTGTTCCCGGCCCTCGCGGTCGCGATCGTCTGCGGCCTCGTCAGCGGGGCCGCGACCCAGCTGATGGGCTCTCGCAATGCCGGGCAGCTCGGCAGTTACGTCCGGCTGCTGCCATACGCCCTGAAGCTCGCCTACGCGGGCGTCATCTGCCTGGTCGCGCTCGGCTTCGCGACCGGTGCCGGTACGGCCGAGGACGCGGAAGCAGACGCGTCGGGCTACTACTACACCTACTGGGACAAGACCGCGGACCCTCAGCAAAGCGTCCGGGTCGAGCTCACCGAGCCCGAGTACTACGAGGCGCTGAAGGCGGATCTCCGGATCTCCAGCGCCACGTCGGCCGTGCTCCACGCGGCCGGCAGCTTCCTCGTCCTCGCCTCCGCGTCGGCGACCGCAGGCCGCGCCCGGACGGCTCCGGAGCTCCCGTGACACGGCGGCCCCGTCACCCCGACGGCTTCGCCCGTACGTGCATCCGTTCGCCCTGGGGTCCGAACAGGCTCAGGAACTCCACCGGGTCCGGCCCCGCCGCCCCCACCAGTGCGGGGTGTGGGTGTCGAACTCGGCCGCCTCGCCCGCTGTCAGGACCAGGTCGTGGTCGCCCAGGACCAGTCGGAGCCGGCCGGAGAGGACGTACAGCCACTCGTAGCCCTCGTGGACCCGTTGCTCGACCGGGCCGGTCGGGCCCGTCGCGCCCGGCATGACCTGCTTGTACGCGTTCACGCCGCCCAGATGCCGGGTCAGCGGGACAAAGGTCATCCCGTGGCGCTTGAAGGGGCGGAACGTCACCCGAGGGTCCCCCGTGTCCGGCGCGCCGACCAGTTCGTCGAGCTGGACGCCGTACGCCTTCGCCAGGGGCAGCAGCAGCTCAAGGGTCGGTTTGCGGCCGCCCGACTCCAGGCGGGAGAGCGTGCTCAGCGAGATGCCCGTCGTCTCGCTGAGCTGCGTCAGCGTCGTCCCGCGCTCGGTCCGCAGCGCCCGCAGCCGGGGGCCGACGCCCGTCAGGACGGCGGCCAGGTCCTCGTCACCCATCGGATCTGCCATGGTTCCATTTGCCGACCCGGCAACGCACCTTGTCAAACGGGGTCGCCCTCCGCCGGGCCGATCATCGCCATCGACAGCCGCGTGAACTCACTGGTCAGCCACGACGGCGGCACCTGCCGGGGCCGCCGCCCGTGGTGCGCCAGCAGCTCGTCCACCGACCGCGTCAGCACCTTCACCACGACCGCGAGGTCACCGTCCACCCCGTGCCCCCGCGTCCGGGCCCGCTCCGACTCCGCCGTCAGGAACTCCACCCACACCGAGCGCCACATCGTGAGGTGCTCCTCCATCGCCCGGCTCACGCCCAGCACCTCCACGAAGGCCACCCGCGCCGCCTGCGGGTCCCGCGTCACGGCCCGGACATACGCGTCGAAGAGCCTGCGGACCCGCTCCTCGGTCGGACACGTCTCCATGCCCTCCGCCGCCAGCTCCGCCTGCGCGGCCTGCATCCCGGCCATCGCGACCTCGTCGTACAGGTCGGTCAGCAGCGCCTCGCGCGAGGCGAACTCGCGGTGGAAGTCCCGGACCTCCACCTGCGCCTCCGCACACAGGTCCTCGACGGACGTGTGCGCGTAGCCGTACACCGCGAACAACGTCCGCCCGGCCGCCATGAGTTGCGCACGCACCCGCGCGGGGTCGCGCACCGCTCGTACGCCGTCCCAAAGCTCCACCACGGTATCCACCACGGGTCCTCCTCAGTCCGTACCGGCCCCCGAGCCACCACTGTCCCCGCCCCGCCGCATCCACGGCAAAGACCGCCACACCACGAACGGACGTGCGCCTCAGTGCGCTGCGGCGTCCTCTTCCAGGATCGTCGCGACCCTTTCCCGCCAGGGCTGACGCCGTGGCGGGTACTTCGCGAAGTGCGCCTCCTCGGCCGCCTGCTGGGCGCACGGGCCGCACAGCGTCTCGTCCGCCCTGGGCCGGAACACATGCTCCGGCCCGTCCCCCTCGCACGTCACCGGCCGCCTCACCGTCGCCACCGGCGCGATCGGCGCGGGTGCCTCCGGCAGCTTGTGCACGAGGCGGTGGCGTACGAAGCCGTAGGCCGACCGCACGCCCTCCGCCGGGAGGGCGTTCACCAGCGCCTGCCGCAGCTCCGCCGCCTTCACGCCCCGCCGCAGCCAGTCCGCCGCCGTCCCGGAGAGGCTGCGCGCCTCGCGTACGCCGAGGTGCAGTTGCGGGTTCGCGTGCCGCAGCGAGAGCAACACACGTTCCGCCTGGACCACTTCCGGGTCGGCCTCCGCGACCGGCTCCGACGATGCGGCCGCAGGCGCTTCGGTGGGTGGGTGGGGGGTGTTCTTCTCCCGTTCTTCCTCAACCTCTGGTTGGGGACCACCGACCGACCGAGTGCCCGCCTGACCGCCCGCCGGTGACCGATCAGCCGGTTTGGCCTGCGCCTTCGCGCCCCTGAGCCTCCGCGCCTCCTCGTCCGTGAGCGGCACGTTGGAGAACAGCTGATCAGTCATCCACAGCCCGCCTTGGCCCTGCCGACGCCACTCATGGACGTAACCGGCCTCCTTCAGCTGGGACTTGGCCCGCTGATACGCCCGGCCCTTGATGCCCAGCCTCTTCGCGTGATCGCTCAGCGCTTCGCTCGCGCAGGACTCGGGCAAACCCTGCACATACATGATCAGAACCTTGGCGTCACTGCTCAGATTCGGATGACGTACGACATCGTGCGCGGCCTTCACATAGGCACGGGAGGGCGAGATAGCATGCCAGAGCATCTTCGGTGGACCTCGTGAATCCATCAGTGGGTGAAGGCCCCCGGACCGGGTGTTGGTAGCGCCCCCGGGGGCCGCCCCGTGCGCGATGCGCACGGAGCGTAACGACGCGATCACCGTACAGCAGAAATTCCGTCCGACACCACCTTGGCTACCAGCTCGAACAGAAGTGCTGTATCCACGAACGGATCCTCGGCCGTCGGCTCCGAACGCCAGTCCAGCGGGTACGTCAGCCCGCCGAGCGCGGGCACGCCCACGAAGTCCGAGCCCCTGCGCACGAGCGCATCCGCACCCGCCGGCCAGCGGTACGCACGCGCCGTGCCGGGCTCGACCAGGAAGTACATGCTCCGCGCCCCGATCCGCGAGCGGATGATCGGACCGGCCTGGAAATCCGTGAACTGCATGATCTCGTACGCGACTTGCTCTCCGAGCGCGCCGGAGATCCGAACCGCGTCGAAGTGAATGCCGGCGTGACGCAGGGCGTGACCGCTGGCGGGGATCCAGTTGGGCACCGGGTTCGGTGAATTTTTCTGTTCCATACGGTAAGCGTCGGCGTCCGCACTTAACGTGACCAGGGACACAGGACGTCTGTGCACTCTTGTGAACTTGGAGGTGGGGCTGTGCACTCCAGTAGTACTGGCGACGGGACCGCTGAGATGTTCGGTGCGCTATTACGGCACTACCGCGAGCTGGCCACCCTGTCCCAGGAGGCGTTGGGGCTCAGGATCGGCTTCTCCAAGTCGCAGGTGGCGATGGTGGAGCGGGGCCACAGGCCGCCGAAGGGGAACTTCGTCCCGAAGTCGGACTCGGCGACGGGGGCGAACGGTGCGCTGATCGCTGCGGCGTTGAAGCTGAAGTTCAGCCACCTGGCCACCTGGTTCGGCCCGTTCGCCGAAGAGGAAGCCAAAGCCACGATGAGGCACGAGTACGAGTGCCACGTCGTGCCCGGGCTCCTCCAGACGGAGGATCACGCCCGAGCCATGTTTCGCGGGGCCTGCCCGCCCATCGAGGACGACGAGATCGAAGGCAGGGTCGCCGCTCGCCTCGCGCGGCAGGCCCTGCTGACCCGCAGGCCGCTGCCGGATATCAGCTTCGTCCTGGAAGTAAGCGCGCTCACACGTCCCATCGGCGGACGGGATGTGCACCGCGCACAGCTTCAGCACATCCTCGAGGTGAGTCAGCTGCGGCATGTGCACATTCAAGTGATGTCGCCACATAGGGAGACGCACGTCGGTCTGAGTGGCCCCTTCGTCCTCCTGGAGACCGAAGA from Streptomyces drozdowiczii carries:
- a CDS encoding TetR/AcrR family transcriptional regulator — protein: MVDTVVELWDGVRAVRDPARVRAQLMAAGRTLFAVYGYAHTSVEDLCAEAQVEVRDFHREFASREALLTDLYDEVAMAGMQAAQAELAAEGMETCPTEERVRRLFDAYVRAVTRDPQAARVAFVEVLGVSRAMEEHLTMWRSVWVEFLTAESERARTRGHGVDGDLAVVVKVLTRSVDELLAHHGRRPRQVPPSWLTSEFTRLSMAMIGPAEGDPV
- a CDS encoding DUF6338 family protein, translating into MVPGTAQQLTILLILVLPGVFHQAVRERLRGPLAAEQEPQNRLVRAIAAGALLDIVYVVAAGPWLLRLLLGDGEGPLAGVARQPRQAGLAALLLIVVVPAALAWAEAAWRRRDARARYEPTPTAWDALFRGRGSCFVRVRLKSGLWVGGWLGTRSAASAYPHSGDLYLEAQYRMAPDGSFVGRVPGTGGVYVRAEEIDVLEVLLPPERRRPVVRGADEGERTGTGAGQ
- a CDS encoding helix-turn-helix domain-containing protein, producing MFGALLRHYRELATLSQEALGLRIGFSKSQVAMVERGHRPPKGNFVPKSDSATGANGALIAAALKLKFSHLATWFGPFAEEEAKATMRHEYECHVVPGLLQTEDHARAMFRGACPPIEDDEIEGRVAARLARQALLTRRPLPDISFVLEVSALTRPIGGRDVHRAQLQHILEVSQLRHVHIQVMSPHRETHVGLSGPFVLLETEDRRRLAYLEVQSRNFLVSEQQHLADLFATYGMLRAQALSPEESRELIKQMVKDYEH
- a CDS encoding WD40 repeat domain-containing protein; the encoded protein is MRSYRLTSSLGAAVLLALAAAPAHADDGADRSFTIEDPRITESSGLAASRLHPGIYWTHNDSDDGPYVFAVDSRTGKTVATITMKGVGAPRDVEAISIGPDGNVYVGDIGDNLNGSWDHVWIYRFPEPKTLQDATVRATQFDVKYADGPRNAEALMVHPKTGRVYIASKNEEGGGLYEGPAKLTTGGDNIFRRVGEVPWVTDGAFSPDGKELVLRSYFSARGYTFANGRLGKDYDVESPLLPQSESVTYTADGSALMYGSEGERSSVVRVDLKKTGDGGGGATHRAGGTKDTADGGDGLPVKGTTLTGGIVLAAFALVLFLGRRRRNS